The Methanobacterium formicicum DSM 3637 nucleotide sequence TTTTTGGGGTGATGGGGATGTTCCATCCTCTTTTTCATCTTCTGAATCAGCAACTGTAACTTCTCCAAAGAACTCTTCAAAAAGCTGGTTAAATGATTCCCTTTGTTTCTGTTCTTTAACATATACAGCGGCCAGGGCTTCCTTAAAAAGAGGATCATCCTCCTTAATTAACTTTGAAACCTGTGTACCAGTATGAGTACTTCTGATACTAACTGGAATCCCTTTTTCTCTTAACAAACCAGAGAATGTGACGATCTTGTCCATAAAGTCCTCACTCATAATTTAAAACATTTTCTTTTGGTTAGCCACTGATTAAGTTCTAAAATATAAAATGGATTATTGTTTCCCTATTATTTCATTGATTATATGATAGATTATAGAACGAATGGTAATATACGAGAATCACGGAAATTATCAGAATATAAGTGTAATCAGTGGAATACTTCAATCAGACTATAAGTTTAATCAGTGAAATCATCAGGGATACATACAATCATCGGAATATGCGTGTATCCACTTTCTTCCGGTCTTCCTCTGACTTTAAAACCACTCGTACTGTATTTTCAAGGGATTCATCATTGGCATCTTCTTCTCCAGTGGCCAGGAGTGTTCGAACCCAGTCAACAGTTGCCCTGATTGAGGGTATTTTCACCAGGTCCAGTTTCCGTATCCTCTGGATAAGTCCCACCACCTTCTCCACCATTTCGTGTGGTGCATCAGGAACCAGTGCTTTCACGATTTCAACTTCTCTTTCCAGAGTGGGATAATCAATGTACAGGAAAAGGCACCTATCCCTGGTCTCATCCAGTAACATTCTCTGTGAATTGGAGGTTAAAACTACCAAAAGATCATTTTTAAGGGTGAAGGTTCCCAGGTCATTTACAGTGATCTCTTTTTCACCCAGTGCCTGGAGAAGGAAGCTTTCCACCTCTTCATCTGCCTTGTCAATTTCATCTATGAGCATTACCGCAGGATTAGGATTGATGAATGCCTGGAGTAATGGTCGTTTAATGAAAAACTCCTCACTGAATACATCCTGATCTGTGTCTTTCAGACGGGACATCTCCAGATGCAGTAATTGCTTCTGGTAATTCCACTCTCCCACCATCTGCTCGAAGGTTATTCCCTCATAGCACTGCACCCTGAAAAAATCCCTTTCCAGTGCTCGTGAAATAGCCTTAGCCAGTTCAGTTTTCCCGGTTCCAGGTGGTCCTTCAACCAGGATAGGTTTTCCCAGTTCAAGGGAGAGGAAAAGGATGGTGGTTATGTTATCGTCAGGGATGTAATTTGTCCTGGTAAGAGCATTTTTAATGTCTTCAGTGGTAACTGTTTTTTTGTTTGCAGATTTAATGGGGATAACCTCCCTATTACTTGATGAATTTAACCCTATAAATTGATGAAGATAAATATGTTTATTTCATTAAACCGATCCTTATAATTACTACTAATTATAACACATGTTATATAAAAAATGAACCCTAAATCTACTGATACAAAACTAATTAATATCATTAATAACACTTAATTAAGAAGTTTTATGTAAATTAATAGTGAATAATTAAAAATTAAAACCATAAGATTCGTTACTGTTTGCAAAAGCTTAAATGGCTTATTACTAAAACTAGTTATTGATTCATATGCCTTACTTAATTTGCGAGAATTGTGGTGGTTATTACCATCTGGATGATGATGAAAATCCTAATGACTTTAATAGGTGCCAGTGTGGGGGTAAGCTGGTATATTCAGAAACCCTGGATTCGAAACCCCCACGGAGTAGAAAAAAGCTTTATGCGGCTTTATCACTCATCTTAATTTTAACAATTACTGGTGTATCTTATATTATTTTTTTCATGCCCCACAATAGTGGATTAGAAGTATCAACTCCAACAGTGATTGCCAGTGATTACCGTGGAACTGTAAGTAAACAGACTATTACAGCTGCCAATGCCACATCTAACAGTACTGCTAATAAAACCATAGCTGTAATTACTGGAATGCACCCCCGTGAGAAATTATCCATACGAACTGTATCGGATATGGTTACTCAGTACAATTTAACATCAGATCAGGCTATTATTCACTACATGGTAAATGTCACCGATAATCCGGATAACTATGTTAACGGACGAAGTAATGGAGAGGGACTTGTGTCACAGTACATAATTCCAGATGTAAAGAATTCCAGTGCAGAAGTGGTGATCATATGTCATGATCATGCTCCTGGTTATGGTATGGGCTACTACGTGGCCACACCAAAAATGGACTCTCCTTCGGTAGCACTGGGAGAAGTAATTGAGAATACCCTGCCTGAATTTACCTATTACCGTGCAAGTTCCAATGCGGAGCACGGTTCATCCACCCTCACAGTTTCCAATCCACTGGCTGCAGCTGGTTTCCGTACACTGGTCTATGAGCTGCCAGAATGGGCTTCCTACAATCAGGCATACTCAGAAAGTAAAAAACTGGTCGCAACCTGTTTTCAGGCTATTTAATTTTATCACCATGAAAAAGAGTGAGTATAAAAATCTTTGGTGAAAATTAACAGAGGAAAAAAGTCTATAAAAATAAATAATTAATAAGATACTTTATATGCTTTCAAAAACAATAGATTATTGCCGAAAGGTAGAAAATTGGAAGTGAAATTATGTTCGGAAGTAGTAATGATAGAGGAAATTCTTCACCTATTAATGAAGGTGGAGAGTACGATGTAAAGATTGAAGATACTGGTAGGGACGGAGACGGAATTGCCCGTATTGAAGGTTTTGTGGTTTTTGTTTCAGGTGCAAAAGAAGGAGAAGAAGTTAGAATCAGAATTAATTCTGTTCGAAGAAACTTCGCCTTTGCTGAAGTAATTGACTAAACATCTCAATATGAAAAAGGGATTGTAAAAAACATCCGGTATTAAAGCCGGTTAATCTTTCATTTTTCAGGATAATAATTTATTTTAAATCAGGTTAATTCTATTTTCTAACAGATTAAGTGAACTAATTTTCTTATAATGTATTTTAATTTTGACTTTCTAAACAATCATTAATCTATTCTGTATCAATATTTAATTTATCTAGTTTTTGCCCTGTCAATTGGATACTAATTTAATCTTTTATAAACATAGTTACTTTATGTGAACTTTTAAAGGGGGGGAGTGCCATGACTGGAGGAAACCATTACAAAACATTGGATCGATGGTGGAAAATTGATGATGAACAGCTGAAAACAAATGAACATGATAATTTGCTCATCTGGTTGCTAAAAAAGGATAATTTAAAAAAAATTATCACATCCAAAGATCCCGAAGCTATAAACTGGGATTGGGAAAACGTCAAAATCCATGCTGAAGAATTTATCATTGCTGAAAATGGTTACAGAGTCGGTGCACCAGATATCATATTCTCCATCCCCCGCAGTTCATCTAATGAATGTGAAACCAATCTAAACAACGAGAACCCATCAGTACATTGCGATAGTGGTGATACCAAATCTCGGTATAATTCTCATGAACATTACCAACATTATTCCAGATATTTCATTGAAATTAAGCCTAAAATAAAAAATTTTGGAACAACATTAAGACAACTAAAACTTTATATCTCCTACGGATATGAAGGTAGAGCATATCTTCTCACCCAAGACCAACGTTTTAATGAAGAGTTCGAAAACCAGGGAATTAAAGTAATAAATCCCAATAAAAAACTAAAAAACCCTAAATTTTAAATTAATGATAATTCAACTGGAATAAAATAGTTACAGTAGGCAACAATTACAGATTTACATATTTTAAGTCAGTATATCTTTCTATGAAACATATTAAGCTATTATGTCTTTTTATGAAACATATTTATAATTAGACCCCTCATACAAATTAAACAGATATTATTCAATATAAGAAAACAAATAATATTAAAATATTAGATTGTAATCTGAAAATAATCTTTAAAGAAAATTAATGATAATATGCCTGATCATCTAGATTCTAGTGAAAATTTGAGCATTTATAAGACTATTTTTCAAACTAGTTTAGATGCTATGTTACTCAGTATGCCTGATGGTTCTATTCTTGCTGCAAACCATACAGCTGAAGAGATGTTTGGTATGAGTCAAGGTGAAATTATAGCTGTTGGCAGAGATGGTTTACTTATTCAAGACGAATCTTTCCAGGCTGCAATCAAAGAAAGGGCCCAAAAAGGTAGGATAAAAGCAGAATTAATATTTAAACGAAAAAATGGTTCCCTTTTTAAGGGGGAATTGACTTCTACATTTTTCACTGATGAAGATAAAATTTTAAAGACACATAGTGTTATTAGAGATATTTCGGATCGTCAAAAAGCTGAAGAATCTCTTCAAGAAAGTGAAAGAAAATGGAGAACACTTTTTGAAACCCTGCCTGTAGGGGTTTCGGTTCTTGATAAAGAAAGAAATGTTGTGTATCACAATCCTTCATTGGGTAAAATTTTGGGGTTATCGAAAGATGATTTAATATCAAAAAAATTTGCGAATCGTAAATATGTATATTCTAATATGAAAGAATTATCTTTTGATGAAATTCCCAGCAACAAGGCTTTTAATGAGAAAAAACTAGTTCATGAAGAAATTGGAGTAATAAAAGAAGATAATTCAATTATTTGGACCATGGTAAGTGCAACCCCTCTTCCCTTTTCTGATTTGAGTGTTATAATAGTTACTTCTGATATTACTGCCCGTAGAAATATAGAAGAAGATTTAAAAAGGCACGCCGCTTTATTAGATGTTTCTTATGAAGCTATTTTCTCCTGGAATTTTGAAGATGGAATATTATCCTGGAATCAGGGTGCTGAAACCTTGTATGGATACAATAAAAAAGAATCCATTGGCTTAAATAGTCATAATTTACTTAAAACTGAGTTTCCCATGGATTTAAATGAATTCATTGAAAAGCTAAAAAAAGATAAAATATGGTCAGGTGAATTAGTCCATACGCGAAAAGATGGAAAAAGAATTATTGTTGAAAGCCGTTTACAGTTAATAGAGGAAAATTCTGGGGAAAAAGTTGTTATTGAAACCAATCGGGATATTACAGACCGTAAAAAATCTGAAATTAAACTTAAAGAAACATTGGATAATCTTGAAGAAATAGTTGAAGAACGCACTAAAGAATTAGAATTGGCCAATGATTACAATCGTAATTTGATAGAAACATCCTTAGATCCACTGGTTACAATCGGACCGGATGGTAGGATCACCGATGTGAATAAAGCCACTGAAAAGGTTACTGGCTATTTGAGGGGGGAACTTGTGGGTACTGATTTTGCAGATTATTTCACGGAACCTGAAAAAGCTGAGAAAGGTTACCAGCAGGTTTTCCAGTATGGGCTGGTTAGGGATTATCCATTGGAGATCCGGCATAAAGATGGCACTTTAACACCTGTTTTGTATAATGCTTCCATTTACAGAGATGGGTCTGGAGAAGTAGTGGGTGTTTTTGCTGCTGCACGTGACATAACTGAACGTAAAAAAGCAGAAAAAGAACTCAGGGAATACTGGGAAAATCTGGAAGAAGAGGTTAAACTGCGCACTGAAGAACTTGCAAAATCTAACGCTGAACTGGAACAGTTTGCTTATGTTGCTTCACATGACCTTAGGGAACCTTTAAGGATGATTACTTCGTTTTTACAGTTATTAGATCGACGTTATAGTGGTCAGTTGGATGGAGATGCTCATGAGTTCATAAATTTTGCTGTGGATGGTGCTAAACGTCTGGATAAAATGATCATTGACTTGCTGGAATATTCTAGAATAGCCAATAAAGAAATGATGTTCAGTGAAGTTGACTTTGAAAAAGTAATGGAACAGGTTAATTTAAATCTCAACATCATAATTTACGAGAATAATGCAGAGGTAACTTATGATTATTTACCTAAACGTGTCATGGCTGATGAGAGTCAGATGATTGTCCTATTCCAGAATCTTGTTGGTAATGCAATTAAGTATCGCAGCAATGAAGAACCTAAAATCCATATATCTGCCCAGAAAGAGAAGAAATTTTTCATTTTTAAGGTAAAGGATAATGGAATAGGTATGGAATCTAAATATTTAGAACGCATTTTCACCATTTTCCAGAGATTACACACTCATAATGAATATGAAGGTTCTGGAATTGGTTTGTCCATTGCCCAGAGAATTGTGCATCAACATGGTGGTGAAATCTGGGTTGAATCCCAACAGGGAAAAGGCAGCACATTCTTTTTCACCATTAAAATTTGATTTTTAAATATCTTCTCTTTTATTGAGTAATTCGAGTAAAACCACAGCATTGTTATGTTTTTCATCCTTGGCTGCGTAAATAAGAGTTATAGTGTCCATTTTTTCTTCTAATTTTTTGATCATATTAATTAATTCACTTTTATCTTCCAGTTCCCTCCTGTATCCTGTCTGAAAAGTTTCCCATTTGTCAGGGTCATGTCCAAATGATTTTCGAAGTTCATCTGATGGAGCAATTTCCTTTATCCACTGATCTATTTTCAGTTTTTCCTTGCTTACTCCACGAGGCCAAAGGCGGTCAATTAATATTCTATAACCATCCTTTTCACCAGCTTCCTGGTAAGCTCTTTTTATCTGGATCATTTTAGTCCTTTTTTTTGTTTTTATAACCAACCTAAATTTCAATAAAACACGCATTTTCAATAAAACATCAATATATATAATATTACTTGGTTTCTGCCC carries:
- a CDS encoding DUF488 domain-containing protein, translated to MIQIKRAYQEAGEKDGYRILIDRLWPRGVSKEKLKIDQWIKEIAPSDELRKSFGHDPDKWETFQTGYRRELEDKSELINMIKKLEEKMDTITLIYAAKDEKHNNAVVLLELLNKREDI
- a CDS encoding PAS domain S-box protein is translated as MPDHLDSSENLSIYKTIFQTSLDAMLLSMPDGSILAANHTAEEMFGMSQGEIIAVGRDGLLIQDESFQAAIKERAQKGRIKAELIFKRKNGSLFKGELTSTFFTDEDKILKTHSVIRDISDRQKAEESLQESERKWRTLFETLPVGVSVLDKERNVVYHNPSLGKILGLSKDDLISKKFANRKYVYSNMKELSFDEIPSNKAFNEKKLVHEEIGVIKEDNSIIWTMVSATPLPFSDLSVIIVTSDITARRNIEEDLKRHAALLDVSYEAIFSWNFEDGILSWNQGAETLYGYNKKESIGLNSHNLLKTEFPMDLNEFIEKLKKDKIWSGELVHTRKDGKRIIVESRLQLIEENSGEKVVIETNRDITDRKKSEIKLKETLDNLEEIVEERTKELELANDYNRNLIETSLDPLVTIGPDGRITDVNKATEKVTGYLRGELVGTDFADYFTEPEKAEKGYQQVFQYGLVRDYPLEIRHKDGTLTPVLYNASIYRDGSGEVVGVFAAARDITERKKAEKELREYWENLEEEVKLRTEELAKSNAELEQFAYVASHDLREPLRMITSFLQLLDRRYSGQLDGDAHEFINFAVDGAKRLDKMIIDLLEYSRIANKEMMFSEVDFEKVMEQVNLNLNIIIYENNAEVTYDYLPKRVMADESQMIVLFQNLVGNAIKYRSNEEPKIHISAQKEKKFFIFKVKDNGIGMESKYLERIFTIFQRLHTHNEYEGSGIGLSIAQRIVHQHGGEIWVESQQGKGSTFFFTIKI
- a CDS encoding AAA family ATPase, encoding MKSANKKTVTTEDIKNALTRTNYIPDDNITTILFLSLELGKPILVEGPPGTGKTELAKAISRALERDFFRVQCYEGITFEQMVGEWNYQKQLLHLEMSRLKDTDQDVFSEEFFIKRPLLQAFINPNPAVMLIDEIDKADEEVESFLLQALGEKEITVNDLGTFTLKNDLLVVLTSNSQRMLLDETRDRCLFLYIDYPTLEREVEIVKALVPDAPHEMVEKVVGLIQRIRKLDLVKIPSIRATVDWVRTLLATGEEDANDESLENTVRVVLKSEEDRKKVDTRIFR
- a CDS encoding TRAM domain-containing protein — translated: MFGSSNDRGNSSPINEGGEYDVKIEDTGRDGDGIARIEGFVVFVSGAKEGEEVRIRINSVRRNFAFAEVID